In Fundidesulfovibrio magnetotacticus, the genomic window GAACGCGAAAAAACTCAGCCGCAGCACTTCTTGTGCTTCTTGCCGCTGCCGCAGGGGCAGGGGTCGTTGCGGCCCACTTTGGGCCCGGCGGCCTTCACGGGCTCCCGGTTGGACTTCACTTTGCCGTCCACGTAGCCCCAGCGGCCCTCGCGGCGGCGGAAGCGCGCGCGCTCGCGCAGTTCCTGCTCCTCGCCGTCCATCAGGAAGCGGGCCACGAACTCCACCTCGCCTTCCTCGTCGCCCTCCTGGCCGCCCTTGGTGGAAAGCACCGTCAGGCCCTGCCAGTCGGCCTTTTCGGACCACTCGCGCGTGCCCTGTTCGTCGAAGGTGGCGTGCCATTTGGGGTCCAGGGAGCGCTTCAGGTGCGCCAGGTCGCCCAGAGCGTAGGCCGTGTAGCGCGAGCGCATGAGCGCCTCGGCCGTGGGCGCGGCCATCTCGCCCGATACGATGGGGCCGCAGCACTCGGCCAGGTCGCGGCCGGAGCCGCAGGGACAGGACTTCTCGTCGGTCATGGGTTCACCATCCGGTCAAATAACGTTCTACGGGTGCGTATTCATCGGTAAGGACCAGCGCGCCGGAGAGGTCCGGCGGCGGGATCCGGCGGTCCAGGCGTCCGGCCATCGCGGGATCGGCGCTGGTCCAATCCCTGGGGGCGTCGGTCTTGAAGCAGACCAGCAGGAGGTTCTGCGGGGCATCCTCCGCGCCGCCGCTCCAGGTTCGGACCGCGTGGACCTGCGGGAAGGCCTGGGAGTATGTGGCCGCGAAGGATTTGTAAAGCCTTGCGCGCGGCCCCTGGAGCGCGCCGATGGTGTTCACGATGAGCACCCCGTCGTCCGCCAGGGCCAGGGCCAGGCGGCGCACGGTCTCCACCGTGGCCAGGTGGAAGGGGATGGAGGCCGCGGAGTTGAACACGTCCACCACGATCACGTCGTAGCGTTGCGTGTTGGCGTTGAGGAAGGTCCGGGCGTCCTCGTGGCGGATGGTCAGGCGCGGGTCATCTGGCAGGAAGAAGTGCGCGCGGGCCAGGGCCGTGATGCCGGGGTCGAGCTCCACCACGTCCACGTCGGCGGCCGGGTGGCTGCGCAGCACGTACTTGGGGAAGGCGTAGGCCCCGCCGCCCAGCACCAGCACGCGGCGCATGCCCGGGGCGAAGTGCGAGGCCAATGGCAGGAACCGCGTGTAGTTGAGGGCCAGGGCCTCGGGCTCGTCGGGGTAGACGCCCCCCTGCACGCCCTCGGGGCCGGTGCTCAGGGCCACGATGGTCCGGCCGGTGGTGTAGTCGCGCGAGGGGTAGACCATGGCGCGCTGGTAGGGGGTGTCCACGTCCACCACGCCCTTTGCGGTCAGGGCGGCGGTCTGGGAGGCGCTGAAGAGGTAGAGCCCCACGCAGGCCAGGGCGGCCAGGGCCTTCAGGGGCCAGCGCCCGGCGTGGCACAGGGCCGAGGCCCCGGCCAGCACGGCGGCCGTCAGGAAGAGGATGGCCGAGCTGCCGAAGTAGGCGATGAGGAAGAAGCCCCCCGCGAAGACCCCCACGATGGAACCCGCCGTGGAGAGGGCGTAAAGCCGTCCCACGGTGCGCCCGGCCGTGGCCGTGTCCGTGAGCCGGATGCGCGCGGCGAAGGGGGCGATCATGCCCAGCAGCGTGGACGCCGGGCCGAAGAGGCAGGCCACCGCCAGGAGCGACGAGGCGTGCAGCCCCGTGCCCGAGGCGCGGATCATCTCCACCACGAAGGTGTTGGAGAAGCCGATGGCCGCCGTGCAGGCGGCGGCGGCCAGGATCACGCCCGAGAGGGCCTTGCGCGAGGGGTTGCGGTCGGCCAGGCGCCCGCCCCACCAGTAGCCCAGGGACAGGGCCGCCAGGATGACCCCGATGACGCTGGTCCAGACCACCGTGGACGTGCCCAGGTAAGGAGCCAGGATGCGCGTGGCGGCCAACTCGATGACCATGACCACCGCGCCGCAGAGGAAGACGACGATCTCCAGCATGGGGGCTCCTTGCGCTCAGCCGGGCTTGCGGCCCAGGACCGCGCGGTCCAGTCCGGCGAGGTCCTTGAGGACGCGCACCTGGGTGAAGCCGTGTTCCGGGGCCTCGAAGAGGTCCTTGACGGCCTGGCCCTGCTTCCAGCCGATCTCGGCCAGCAGCGCGCCCCCGGCGGCCAGGCGGTCCCTGGCGGCGGCGAGCACCGCAGGGTAGGCCTCCAACCCGGTGGGGCCGGGGGTGAGGGCCTGGCGGGGCTCGAAGCGGGCCACCTCGGGCGAGAGCTCCGCGTATTCCTCCCGGCTTACGTAGGGCGGGTTGGAGACCACCAGCTGATACCCGCCGGGCGCTTCCGGGAGCCCGGAGAAGTCGGCCTCCACGAATTCCGTGCGGTCTTCCACGCCGTGGCGCAGGGCGTTGGCGCGGGCCACGGCGAGGGCCTCGGGGCTCGAATCCAGGGCGGTGACGCGCGCCAGGGGCAGATGGAAGGCCAGGCACACGGCCAGGCAGCCCGAGCCGCAGCCCAGGTCCGCCGCATGCAGGGGGGCGTCTTTGGGAAAGAGTCCCAGGGCCGTCTCCACGATCAGCTCGGTCTCGGGCCGGGGCACCAGCACTCCGGGGCCCACCTGGAAGGTCAGGCTGTAGAATTCGCGCTCGCCCAGGATATAGGCCGTGGGCTCTCCCCGGCCGCGCCGGGCCACCAGGGGGCGCAGGGCGTCCAGTTCGGGATGGGACAGGGGCCGGTCCAGGTCGAGGATGAGGGCCATGCGGTCGATGCCCAGGCCCTTGGCCAGCACGAGCTGGGCCGAGAGGCGGGGCGAGTCCACGGCCTTTTCGGAAAAGTAGGCCTCGGTCTTCTGGAGGATTTCCCGGATGGTGGGCTGTCGGGACATGGGACGATGATGCTACCTGCGCCGGGCGGCGATGCCAAGCGCTATTCGCGCGTCCGCGCCGCGCCGGGCTGGCCGACGCGGCCCAGGCAGCGGACAAGGGTGGCGTAGAGGGTCTCGGGAAGCACCGGCTTGGTGAGGTAGCCGTCCATGCCCGCCTCCAGGCAGCGTTCGCGGTCGCCGGCCATGGCGTGGGCGGTGAGGGCCACGAGCACCGGGCGCGTGCCGTCCTGGCGTTGCCGGATGGCCCGGGCCAGCTCGTAGCCGTCCATGACGGGCATCTGCACGTCCAGGAGCACGGCGGCAAAGGATTCGTTTTCCAGCCGTTCCAGGGCCTGGCTGCCGTTCTCCGCGACGGACGGGACCATGCCCGCCATGCGCAGGAGTTCGGAGGTGAGTTCGCGGTTGAGGGCGTTGTCGTCCACCACGAGGATCTTCACGCCGCGCAGGGTGGAGTGGTCGCCGCGCGGCAGGGCGTCGTGCAGGGCGCTGTCGCGGTCCACGCCCAGGGTGGCCCGGAAAGTGAAAGTGCTGCCCCGGTCGGGTTCGGTGTCCACGGCAACGTCACCCCCCATCATGTCGGCCAGGCGGCGCACGATGGAGAGGCCCAGCCCCGTGCCGCCGAAGCGGCGCGAGGTGGAGCTGTCGGCCTGCTCGAAGGGGTTGAAGATGCGCGCGGCCTGCTCGAGGGTCATGCCGATGCCGGTGTCGCGCACGGTGAACACGGCCTCCACGGCGTCGGGGGTGACGCGCCCGGCGCTGACGCTCAAGGACACCTCCCCGTGCTCGGTGAACTTGAGGGCGTTGCCCACCAGATTGATGAGCACCTGCTCCAGGCGCAGGCTGTCTCCCACCAGGGCGCCCGGCATGTCGGGGGCTTTCTGGATGGTGAAGTGCAGACGCTTTTCCTCGGCCTTGTCCGTGAAGATGTCGCGCACGGAGTCCAGCACGGAGGAGAGCCGGAAGGGGGCCGGCACCAGTTCCAGCTTGCCGGCCTCGATCTTGGAGAGGTCGAGCAGGTCGTTGATCAGGCCCTGGAGCATGCGCCCGGCGGTGGTGACCTTTTCGAGGTTGACGCGCAGCTCGGGCGGCGGGTTCTGGTGCAGGGAGATGTCCGTGAGGCCCAGGATGGCGTTGAGGGGCGAGCGGATCTCGTGGCTGACGTTGGCCAGGAAGTCGCTCTTGGCCTGGTTGGAGGCCTCGGCGCGCTCCCTGGCCTCGATGAGTTCGGTTTCCAGGCGCTTGCGTTCGGAGATGTCTGCGAAGATCCACAGAACGCTGGGCTCGTTGAACACCTCGATGAGCGCCGCGGAGCACAGGGCGGGCAGGGGGGCGCCGGGCCCCTGGCGGTGGTGCAGGGCGATTTCGCGGTTGAGCACCACCCGCCGGGCATTCAGATCATCCAGGATGGCCTTGCGATCGGCCAGGTTCGCCCACAGGCCCAGCTCCAGGCCCGGGACGCCCATGACCTCCTGGGCGTCGTGCCCGGTGAGGGCGCAGAAGGCCCGGTTCACCTGGATGACGCGCCCGCCGCGCAGGGAGGAGATGGCCACGGCCACGGGGCTGTACTGGAAGATGGCCTGGAAGCTTTGCTGGCTGTCGCGCAGGTCTTTTTCGGCGCGCACGCGTTCCTCGATCTCGTGGCGCAGCGAGGCCACCTGGCGCGAGACGGTCTCTTCGAGCTCCGCGCGCCGGGCCTTGAGCGCGGCCAGCCGCCACGTGTAGAGGCCCCAGAGCGCGGCTGCGGCCGCCGCCAGGCAGAGGGTCTTGAACCAGACCGTGCGCCACACAGGCGGCGTGACAACAAGCGAAACCGAAAGGACGGGCCCCCAGAGCCCTTCGTCGTTGGCCGAGCGGGCCTGGAAGGTGTAACGGCCGGGATCGAGGTTGGTGTAGGTGGCGTGGTTGGCCGTCTGGCCTTCCACCCAGTCTGTGTCGAAGCCTTCGAGGCGGTAGGCGAAGTGATTTTTCTGGGGGTTGGCGAAGTCCAGCGAGGCAAATTCGAAGGAGACGCTCAGGTCGCCGGGAGAGAGGGTCACCACGGGCTCGGCCGCCGGGACATCCAGCGGGCGGGGGTGGTTGTTCACCTTGAGCCCCGAGAGGGCCGTCCGGGGAGCGTGGGTGTTGGGTTCCACAAGGGAGGGATCGAATTCGTTGACGCCCGAGAAGCCGCCGAAAACCATGTTCGCCCCGGCGCCTTTGTGGAAGGCGTTCATATAGTATTCGAGCCCCGCCAGGCCGTCGCCCCTGGCGTAGTTCCGGATGGCCCCGGTCTCGGGGTCGAGCCGGGAGATGCCCTTGAAGGTGCTCATCCAGACGCGGCCCTGGGCGTCCAGCGCCAGGCCCTGGATGCCGTCGTCGGTGAGTCCGTCGCGCTCAGACCAGCGCCTGCACTCGCCGGTGGCGGGATCGAAGAGGTTGAGCCCGCCGTCGGTGCCCACCCAGAGCTTGCCAGTGGGGGCTTCCACGATGGGGGTGACGCGGTCGTTGGAGAGACTTTTGGGGTCGCGCGGGTCGTTGCGCCAGTGGCGGAAGACGCCTGTGTGCGGGTCGAAGCGGTTGATGCCGCCGTTGGTGCCGATCCAGAGCGCGCCGTCGCGCGTCTGGATGATGTGGCGCACGCGGTCGTGGCTGATGGAGTCGGGGTTGGCGGGGTCGTTCTGGTAGCGGGTCACCTTGCCCGTGTCGGGGTCGATGCGGTTGAGCCCGCCCTTGCTGGTGCCGGCCCAGACGATGCCCGAGTGGTCCTCGAAGAGCCACCAGATCTTGTCCTGCGAGAGGGTGTTCGGGTCGTCGCGGTCGCTTCGCAGGTGGGTGAAGGTGTTGGTGGAGCGGTCGAGGATGCTGATGCCCTTTTCCACCGTGCCCACCCAGATGCGCCCCCGGGAGTCTTCCATGATGCAGTTGATCATGTCGTCTCCAAGGCTGGTGGGGTCGGCCGGGTTGTTGCGCCAGGCCTTGTCCAGACGCCGCGAGGCGTCCAGGCGGACCATGCCCTCGTAGCGCAGGCCGATCCAGAGGCCGCCTTCGCGGTCGAGGCGCACCGCGCCCACCTCCTTGCCGGGGAGGCCTCCGGGCTCGCCCGGGGTCTGGCGGTAGACCGCGAACCAGCGCGACCCGGGGATGAGCTTGCTCACGCCCGCCGAGTAGGTGCCGAACCAGAGGATGCCCGACTCGTCTTCCAGGATGGAGATCACGTCGCTCTGGCTGACGGAGTCCGGCACGTAGGGGTTGTGGGGGAAGAATTCGAAGGACCTGGCCCCGTCCTGCTCCACGAGCCTGCCCACGCCCGCGCTGGTGGCGGCCCAGAGCATGCCGCGGCGGTCGCGCAGGATGCGGAAGACCCCCACGGAGGGGATGTAACGTTCCAGGGTGCGCTCGGCAGTGTCCAGGCGCAGGATGCCCACGCCGTCGGTGGCTATCCAGAGCACGGAACCGCCGTCGGGGTGGAGCGCGTTGATCTGGGCCTCGGAGAGCAGCCTTGTCAGCTCCGGCCATTCGGGAGCCTCCAAAACGCCGCGCTTGCCGTCAAGGAGCAGGAGCGCCTTGCGCGAAGCGGCCCAGACCTGTCCCGAGGCGTCCTGGGCGATGGCCACGATGTCGGCGTCTTTGGACGCCGCCGCCTCGGCCTGCCCGATGCGCCGGAAGCGGCCCGTGGTCCGGTCCATTTCGGCCAGGCCGCCCCCCGTGCCGACGCGCAGGATGCCGGAGGCGTCTTCGTGGATGGCGTGCACCTCGTTGCTGGGGATGCTCGCCGGGTTGTCCGGGTTGTGGGAATGGACTTCGAAACGCCCCGTGGTCCTGTCGCGGTGCAGCAGGCCCGCGCTGCGTGTGCCGGCCCAGAGGTCGCCTTTGGCGTCCACGGCCAGGGAGCGGATGTTGGCGTCGGGCAGAATGTCGGAGGAGAAGATGGTGAAGGAACGGCCGTCGAAGCGGTTCAGGCCGGAGTAGGTGCCGATCCAGAGGAAGCCCTCGCGGTCCTGCGCCATGCACACGGCGGAGGATTGGGAAAGGCCCTCGTCCACGCCGAAGCTCTGGAAGCGCGGCTGGAAACGGGGGGCCGCCAGGGCGGAGCAGGGCGCTTGCGCCGCCATGAAGAACAGGACGAACAACGTCGCCAGGGTCTGTGGGAGGCCCGGTCGGAGCGAGGGCCGTCCGTCGGGGCGGATCATGCTGGACTGCGACAAGAAAATCCCCGTGGTGTTCAGTAAGGAACTGAATCAGAAACATAATCAGGAATTATGCCAGGAGTAAAGGACCTTCCGGGGTGTTCCGGGGGGCGTTTCGTGGGGCGTTCTGTCCAAATCTCGGGACTTCCGACGGTACGACGTGCAATCTGCGGGTCCCCGTTGACATCGGGGCGTGCATGGATCAATTCAGATAATCCAGGCGTTCATCAAGCATTCAAGGCGGCCTTTCATGCGATTTGACCCCAGCAGCCTCTCGGTGGCCATCCTTTCGGGCGACGTGCGCCACGCCGCCCTGGACAAGAACACCCTGCTGCGCATGAGGTTTCAGGATGTCCGGGCCTTCCAGTCGCTCCAGCAGTCGCAGGGCCACCTGGAGTCGGGCAACGCAAGCATCGCGCTCATCGACTCCGCCCTGGCCGACATGGACGGCATCGCCTGCCTGCGCCAACTGGCCAAGGGCAGGCGTACCTCCGTGAAGGCCCTGGTGATGGTCACCAGCGAGAGCCAGCAGGAATACGTGATGGACGCCGTCTCCGCCGGATGCTCGGGCTATGTGATCCGTCCGTATTCCCTGGAGACCATGGAGAAACACATCCGCGCCGCCTGGAACTCGCTCTCGCCCGGAGAGATCGAGGAGGAGATGCTTCAGAGCGCCCAGGACGCGCTGCGTCGCCAGGACTTCGACGCCGCCATCAGCGAATTCGAGGAAATGGTCTCCGAGGAGAACGAGGCCCTCAAGTATTTCAACCTGGGCATGGACTACCTCCGGGAGAAGAAATACGGCAAGGCCATCCTCTCCTTCAACAAGGCCGTGGCCCTCAACGAACTCTACGCCGAGGCCCATCGGGGGCTGGCCTACGCCCACAAGGGCAAAGGCGACGATTCGGCCTACCAGGAGCATCTGCGCCGCGCCGCCGACCTCTTCGCGCTGCAGGACAAGCTCGCGGAACTCAAGGAAGTGTTCGTGGAGATTCTGCGCGACGACCCGGAAGCCGTGAACCCCTACAACACCCTGGGGGTGAAGCTCAGGCGCTCCGGGGACTACCTGGGCGCGCTCCATGCCTACAATCAGGCCCTCTCCGTCACTCCGGAGGACGAAAACCTCCACTACAACATCGCCAAAGCCCACATCTACGCGGGAGACACCGACCGCGCCCTGGATCACCTGCGCCAGGCCCTGGTCCTGAAGCCGGACTTCTCGGAAGCGGGCCAGCTGGCTCGCCGACTCGAACACGGCGAGTCCGCCGGGGCAGACCCCAAAGACGCGACTCCGGCCAGGGCAAGCGCCGGAGGGCTCCTCCTCGACTGATGGAGCACGCCGCCGCCAAACTCCACGGCATCTTCTCCCAGGAGACCGCCGTGACCCTCGGCACGGGCGCCACCCGGCGCAAAACCGTCACCAGGACCTACTGGTTCGCCCGGGAAGTCCAGAACGGCAAGGTGGAGATGCGCAGCCTCGACGTGGATTTCCAGCTCCAGGGCACGCTCCTCCTGCTGGACCGCGAAGATGTGCTCACCGGCTACATGCCCGAGGCCCAAACCACCTACCAGTACCTGAGCCGCCCCCTGATGCAGGGCGACGCCTACCGCGAGGTCGGCAATCACCCCGGGGCCGTGCGCGAATACGAGAAGGTGCGCCGCATCGACGAAGCCAACGTCCGCGCGGCCTTCGGCCTGGGCATCTCGCTGCTGGCCCTGGGGCTCACGGACAAGGCCGTGCACGTCTTCGACAACCTCCTGGAACTCGACGAGGCCTTCGAAGACGAACACAAGCACCTCTTCAACGAACTGGGCATCGCGCTGCGCAAGCGCGGCCTTCTGGACCAGACCCTGCGCTACTACTTCCGCGCCCAGGAGATGACCTTCCTGGACGAAAACCTCCAATTCAACATCGCCAGGGCCTACCTCGAAAAAAACGATCTGGACAACGCCCTGAAACATCTGCTCAATGCCCTGGACATCAACAGCTTCTTCGGAGAGGGGCTTCAGTTCGCCCGGTACATCCTGGACAGAGGGCTCCTGAACGAGGACGACAAGCGCCGCCGCCAGCTTCACCAGACGCTGCGCGCGGCAGGATATCTGGAGTGAGCGCCCCGGAATTACGCATGCCGGAGGGCGCGGGGAGGGTGTATGCCCCTGCAGGATGACGCGCCCAGGGCGCTTGGCGTCTACGCACGCAGCGTGGAGAGCGAGATCGGCACCGGCGCCACCGCCGGAACCCGCGAAACCGTCACCTGGTGGTACGCGCGTCTGGCGTCGCCCGGCCGGGTGGAACTGCAGCCCCTCACCAGCGCGGGGCTGCCCTCGGGCATCGTCTCGCGCATGGCCCTGGCCGAATTCCTGAAAGTCCACCGCCCGGAGCCCTTCTACTACCGGGAGAACCCCTCCCAGGCCCTGGACGCCCTCTGCCAGGCGCTCCTCGATCCGCGGGGCGGCGGGCTCCCCGCCCTGGGCGCGCGGGAGCGCAAGACGCTCGCGGCCTTCGTGGGGGCCGAGCCCCCTGCCGGGGAGGACCCGGAATACATGGCCCAGGCCCGCCAGACCCTGGAGACTCTGCGCTGCACCGCCCCGGACGCCCTGGAGGAACACCGCGCGAGCCTCAACCATTTCGCCGTGAGTCTGCGCAAGGAAGGCCATTTCAACGAGTCCATCGGCTTCTACGAGAAGGCCGTGGAGCTTGAAGGCAACGACGAGAACGTCTTCTTCAACCTGGCCCGGGTGCACTACGACAAGGGCGACCGGGACGCCTGCCGCGAGGCCCTGGAGCGCGCCCTGTCCATCAATCCGGGCTTCATGGAGGCCATCCGCTTCCTGCGCTTCCTCTCCGGGAAGAAGCTCGCCTAGTCCGGGGCCGGGAGCGCCGGGGCGCGCGCCATTCCCTTGCGCCCGCGAACGTGCTAGGAAATCGTCGCCGCCGCGCCCCGCGCGGGCCATCCCGGCGGCCAAGGCCAGACATGATCCAGCTGCTCCCACGCGTCTTCGCCCTCGCGGCGCTCATCACGTGCCTGGCCGTCCAGGCGGCGTGGGCCGCTCCCAGGCAGCGCGTGCTCCTGCTGCACTCCTACCACCAGGGACTCAACTGGACCGACGGCGTGGACGCGGGCATCCGCTCCGTGCTGGCGGGGCTGCCCGGGGTGGAACTCTACACCGAATACCTGGACGCCAAGCGCCTGCACGCCCCCGAGGACGCTCCGGCCCTGGCCGGTCGCCTCCAGGCCAAGTACGCCCGCGTGCCCATGGACGTGGTGGTGGCCTCCGACGACGACGCCTTTCAGTTCCTGCTGGGCTGGCGCGCCAAGGTGTTCCCCGGGGCGCGGGTGGTGTTCTGCGGGGTGAACTTCTTCGACGAGGCCATGCTGGGGGCCGAAAAGGACCACGTGACCGGCGTAGTGGAAGACTTCGACGTGCGCGGCACCCTGCGCGCGGCCCTTTCCATGCTGCCCTCCACCTACCGCGTGGTGGTGGTGAACGACCGCTCCAGCACGGGCCTGGCCAACGCCAAGGCCCTGGCCGAGGTGATGCCCGAGTTCGAGAAGAAGGTGGCCGTGGCCACTCTGGACGACCTGACCATGGACGAACTCCTGGATCGCGTGGAGGCCCTGTCCCAGGGCGACCTGATCCTGCTCATGACCTTCAACCGCGACCGCGCCGGGCGCACCTTCGATTACGACGAATCCATCGCCCTCATCGCCTCCCGGGCCAAGGCCCCCATGTTCGGCGTGTGGGATTTCTACCTGGGCCACGGCATCGTGGGCGGGCTGCTCACCAGCGGGTTCAACCAGGGCGAGGTGGCGGGGCGCATGGCCCAGCGCCTGCTCGCGGGCGAGAGCGTGGCCGACGTGCCCGTGCGCAAGCAAAGCCCCCACCGCTACATGTTCGACTACGCCCAGCTGCGCCGCTTCGCCATTCCCCTCTCGGCCCTGCCCGAGGGCAGCGAGGTGGTCAACCGCCCGGCCTCCTTCTACGACGAGCACCAGGGCAAGGTGCTTTCCGTGGCCGCCGCCTTCCTGGTGCTCCTGGGCATGGTCATGGCCCTGTGGGTGAACATCCAGGGCCGCAAGAAGACCGAAGCCAGCCTGCGGGAATCCGAGGAGAAGTTCGAGCGCATCTTCCGCCACAGCCCGGACTGGATCGCCATCCTGCGCCTGAACGGCGGCATCTACCTGGACGTGAACGAGGCCTTCGAGAAGGTCACGGGCTTTTCCCGGGCGGAAGTGCTGGGGCGCACCTCCATGGACATCGGCATCTACGCCAACCCAGACCAGCGCTACGAGCTCGACGACGAATTCCTGCGCACCGGCAGCACCCAGAACCAGGAGCTGCAATACCGCACCAAGTCCGGCGAGGTGATCACCGTCGAGCGCTCCGGCGAGCTGGTGGAGATCGGCGGGGAGCGCTGCATCGTCTCCATCGTGCGCGACATCACCCAGAAACGACAGGCGGAACAAGCCCTCCTGGAGTCCGAGAGGCAGAAGAAGCTGCGTACCGAGGCCGAGATCAAGATGCTCC contains:
- a CDS encoding tetratricopeptide repeat protein, encoding MEHAAAKLHGIFSQETAVTLGTGATRRKTVTRTYWFAREVQNGKVEMRSLDVDFQLQGTLLLLDREDVLTGYMPEAQTTYQYLSRPLMQGDAYREVGNHPGAVREYEKVRRIDEANVRAAFGLGISLLALGLTDKAVHVFDNLLELDEAFEDEHKHLFNELGIALRKRGLLDQTLRYYFRAQEMTFLDENLQFNIARAYLEKNDLDNALKHLLNALDINSFFGEGLQFARYILDRGLLNEDDKRRRQLHQTLRAAGYLE
- a CDS encoding fused MFS/spermidine synthase, whose product is MLEIVVFLCGAVVMVIELAATRILAPYLGTSTVVWTSVIGVILAALSLGYWWGGRLADRNPSRKALSGVILAAAACTAAIGFSNTFVVEMIRASGTGLHASSLLAVACLFGPASTLLGMIAPFAARIRLTDTATAGRTVGRLYALSTAGSIVGVFAGGFFLIAYFGSSAILFLTAAVLAGASALCHAGRWPLKALAALACVGLYLFSASQTAALTAKGVVDVDTPYQRAMVYPSRDYTTGRTIVALSTGPEGVQGGVYPDEPEALALNYTRFLPLASHFAPGMRRVLVLGGGAYAFPKYVLRSHPAADVDVVELDPGITALARAHFFLPDDPRLTIRHEDARTFLNANTQRYDVIVVDVFNSAASIPFHLATVETVRRLALALADDGVLIVNTIGALQGPRARLYKSFAATYSQAFPQVHAVRTWSGGAEDAPQNLLLVCFKTDAPRDWTSADPAMAGRLDRRIPPPDLSGALVLTDEYAPVERYLTGW
- a CDS encoding YchJ family protein, whose amino-acid sequence is MTDEKSCPCGSGRDLAECCGPIVSGEMAAPTAEALMRSRYTAYALGDLAHLKRSLDPKWHATFDEQGTREWSEKADWQGLTVLSTKGGQEGDEEGEVEFVARFLMDGEEQELRERARFRRREGRWGYVDGKVKSNREPVKAAGPKVGRNDPCPCGSGKKHKKCCG
- a CDS encoding tetratricopeptide repeat protein, which codes for MPLQDDAPRALGVYARSVESEIGTGATAGTRETVTWWYARLASPGRVELQPLTSAGLPSGIVSRMALAEFLKVHRPEPFYYRENPSQALDALCQALLDPRGGGLPALGARERKTLAAFVGAEPPAGEDPEYMAQARQTLETLRCTAPDALEEHRASLNHFAVSLRKEGHFNESIGFYEKAVELEGNDENVFFNLARVHYDKGDRDACREALERALSINPGFMEAIRFLRFLSGKKLA
- the prmC gene encoding peptide chain release factor N(5)-glutamine methyltransferase, whose protein sequence is MSRQPTIREILQKTEAYFSEKAVDSPRLSAQLVLAKGLGIDRMALILDLDRPLSHPELDALRPLVARRGRGEPTAYILGEREFYSLTFQVGPGVLVPRPETELIVETALGLFPKDAPLHAADLGCGSGCLAVCLAFHLPLARVTALDSSPEALAVARANALRHGVEDRTEFVEADFSGLPEAPGGYQLVVSNPPYVSREEYAELSPEVARFEPRQALTPGPTGLEAYPAVLAAARDRLAAGGALLAEIGWKQGQAVKDLFEAPEHGFTQVRVLKDLAGLDRAVLGRKPG
- a CDS encoding two-component regulator propeller domain-containing protein, which encodes MIRPDGRPSLRPGLPQTLATLFVLFFMAAQAPCSALAAPRFQPRFQSFGVDEGLSQSSAVCMAQDREGFLWIGTYSGLNRFDGRSFTIFSSDILPDANIRSLAVDAKGDLWAGTRSAGLLHRDRTTGRFEVHSHNPDNPASIPSNEVHAIHEDASGILRVGTGGGLAEMDRTTGRFRRIGQAEAAASKDADIVAIAQDASGQVWAASRKALLLLDGKRGVLEAPEWPELTRLLSEAQINALHPDGGSVLWIATDGVGILRLDTAERTLERYIPSVGVFRILRDRRGMLWAATSAGVGRLVEQDGARSFEFFPHNPYVPDSVSQSDVISILEDESGILWFGTYSAGVSKLIPGSRWFAVYRQTPGEPGGLPGKEVGAVRLDREGGLWIGLRYEGMVRLDASRRLDKAWRNNPADPTSLGDDMINCIMEDSRGRIWVGTVEKGISILDRSTNTFTHLRSDRDDPNTLSQDKIWWLFEDHSGIVWAGTSKGGLNRIDPDTGKVTRYQNDPANPDSISHDRVRHIIQTRDGALWIGTNGGINRFDPHTGVFRHWRNDPRDPKSLSNDRVTPIVEAPTGKLWVGTDGGLNLFDPATGECRRWSERDGLTDDGIQGLALDAQGRVWMSTFKGISRLDPETGAIRNYARGDGLAGLEYYMNAFHKGAGANMVFGGFSGVNEFDPSLVEPNTHAPRTALSGLKVNNHPRPLDVPAAEPVVTLSPGDLSVSFEFASLDFANPQKNHFAYRLEGFDTDWVEGQTANHATYTNLDPGRYTFQARSANDEGLWGPVLSVSLVVTPPVWRTVWFKTLCLAAAAAALWGLYTWRLAALKARRAELEETVSRQVASLRHEIEERVRAEKDLRDSQQSFQAIFQYSPVAVAISSLRGGRVIQVNRAFCALTGHDAQEVMGVPGLELGLWANLADRKAILDDLNARRVVLNREIALHHRQGPGAPLPALCSAALIEVFNEPSVLWIFADISERKRLETELIEARERAEASNQAKSDFLANVSHEIRSPLNAILGLTDISLHQNPPPELRVNLEKVTTAGRMLQGLINDLLDLSKIEAGKLELVPAPFRLSSVLDSVRDIFTDKAEEKRLHFTIQKAPDMPGALVGDSLRLEQVLINLVGNALKFTEHGEVSLSVSAGRVTPDAVEAVFTVRDTGIGMTLEQAARIFNPFEQADSSTSRRFGGTGLGLSIVRRLADMMGGDVAVDTEPDRGSTFTFRATLGVDRDSALHDALPRGDHSTLRGVKILVVDDNALNRELTSELLRMAGMVPSVAENGSQALERLENESFAAVLLDVQMPVMDGYELARAIRQRQDGTRPVLVALTAHAMAGDRERCLEAGMDGYLTKPVLPETLYATLVRCLGRVGQPGAARTRE
- a CDS encoding histidine kinase: MIQLLPRVFALAALITCLAVQAAWAAPRQRVLLLHSYHQGLNWTDGVDAGIRSVLAGLPGVELYTEYLDAKRLHAPEDAPALAGRLQAKYARVPMDVVVASDDDAFQFLLGWRAKVFPGARVVFCGVNFFDEAMLGAEKDHVTGVVEDFDVRGTLRAALSMLPSTYRVVVVNDRSSTGLANAKALAEVMPEFEKKVAVATLDDLTMDELLDRVEALSQGDLILLMTFNRDRAGRTFDYDESIALIASRAKAPMFGVWDFYLGHGIVGGLLTSGFNQGEVAGRMAQRLLAGESVADVPVRKQSPHRYMFDYAQLRRFAIPLSALPEGSEVVNRPASFYDEHQGKVLSVAAAFLVLLGMVMALWVNIQGRKKTEASLRESEEKFERIFRHSPDWIAILRLNGGIYLDVNEAFEKVTGFSRAEVLGRTSMDIGIYANPDQRYELDDEFLRTGSTQNQELQYRTKSGEVITVERSGELVEIGGERCIVSIVRDITQKRQAEQALLESERQKKLRTEAEIKMLQAQINPHFLFNAITSIMHYIRTDPDTASDLLVKLGDFFRKNIKPGGSSIPLAKELEHCEDYLSIERARFEERLRVSYAVDPAVLECPVPPLILQPLVENALRHGLMPKEEGGEIRIEAAAVEGGVRICVRDDGVGMDQADAEPLLAGDVSRARPKGSGLALGNVQARLVGIHGVGHGLCIETAPGRGFTVCFTIPRP
- a CDS encoding tetratricopeptide repeat protein, producing the protein MRFDPSSLSVAILSGDVRHAALDKNTLLRMRFQDVRAFQSLQQSQGHLESGNASIALIDSALADMDGIACLRQLAKGRRTSVKALVMVTSESQQEYVMDAVSAGCSGYVIRPYSLETMEKHIRAAWNSLSPGEIEEEMLQSAQDALRRQDFDAAISEFEEMVSEENEALKYFNLGMDYLREKKYGKAILSFNKAVALNELYAEAHRGLAYAHKGKGDDSAYQEHLRRAADLFALQDKLAELKEVFVEILRDDPEAVNPYNTLGVKLRRSGDYLGALHAYNQALSVTPEDENLHYNIAKAHIYAGDTDRALDHLRQALVLKPDFSEAGQLARRLEHGESAGADPKDATPARASAGGLLLD